From a region of the Heliangelus exortis chromosome 19, bHelExo1.hap1, whole genome shotgun sequence genome:
- the C19H22orf39 gene encoding synaptic plasticity regulator PANTS, producing MAGGESWRPPRPCEDYWWEWKHCRGLRHAFHHYYAHGELPLCDQWREDYEACQAWLRDRSAAAQEALCKSERARVMEKQKYAPVWTFRKSPPPDWYLPLDQDKPN from the exons ATGGCGGGCGGCGAGAGCTGGAGG CCGCCGCGGCCGTGCGAGGACTACTGGTGGGAGTGGAAGCACTGCCGCGGGCTGCGCCACGCCTTCCACCACTACTACGCGCACGGGGAGCTGCCGCTCTGCGACCAATGGCGGGAGGACTACGAGGCCTGCCAGGCCTGGCTGAGGGACCGATCCGCTGCCGCACAG gAAGCTTTGTGCAAGAGTGAGAGGGCTCGAGtgatggaaaaacagaaatatgctCCGGTGTGGACATTCAGGAAGAGTCCACCACCAGACTGGTATCTTCCACTTGACCAAGACAAACCAAATTAG
- the UFD1 gene encoding ubiquitin recognition factor in ER-associated degradation protein 1, with protein MAAQEAGTVRRAGRGREAGRGGGVGQRGRRAQIRQARERPVRPCPTSPAPQIPVGKPSAAVLRRCAAAMFSFNMFDHPIPRVFQNRFSTQYRCFSVSMLAGPNDRSDVEKGGKIIMPPSALDQLSRLNITYPMLFKLTNKNSDRMTHCGVLEFVADEGICYLPHWMMQNLLLEEGGLVQVESVNLQVATYSKFQPQSPDFLDITNPKAVLENALRNFACLTTGDVIAINYNEKIYELRVMETKPDKAVSIIECDMNVDFDAPLGYKEPERSAQHEETADVEADHSGYVSDIGFRAFSGSGNRLDGKKKGVEPSPSPIKPGDIRRGIPNYDFKIGKITFIRNSRPLVKKVEEDESGSRFIAFSGEGQSLRKKGRKP; from the exons ATGGCCGCACAGGAGGCGGGCACCGTGCGGCGCGctgggaggggcagggaggcggggcggggcggcggggtTGGGCAGCGGGGACGGCGGGCACAGATCCGTCAGGCGAGAGAGCGCCCGGTCCGGCCCTGCCCGACTTCTCCTGCCCCGCAGATTCCTGTTGGGAAACCGAGCGCCGCTGTTCTGCGCCGCTGCGCCGCCGCCATG ttCTCTTTTAATATGTTTGATCACCCCATCCCACGGGTTTTCCAGAACCGCTTCTCAACCCAATACCGCTGCTTCTCCGTGTCCATGCTTGCCGGACCTAATGACAGGTCAGATGTGGAGAAAGGCGGGAAGA TAATTATGCCACCATCAGCTTTGGATCAACTCA GCCGACTTAATATTACCTACCCAATGCTCTTTAAGCTGACCAATAAAAATTCAGACCGAATGACACACTGTGGAGTGCTTGAATTTGTGGCTGATGAGGGCATTTGTTACCTTCCACACTGG ATGATGCAGAACTTGCTGCTGGAAGAGGGAGGCCTGGTACAAGTGGAGAGTGTTAATCTTCAAGTTGCTACTTACTCAAAATTTCAGCCACAGAGTCCAGATTTTCTTGACATCACCAATCCCAAGGCTGT ATTAGAAAATGCACTGAGGAACTTTGCTTGTCTAACTACTGGGGATGTTATTGCCATCAACTACAATGAAAAG ATCTATGAGCTTCGGGTAATGGAGACCAAACCGGACAAGGCTGTGTCCATCATAGAGTGTGACATGAAT GTGGATTTTGATGCTCCTTTGGGGTACAAAGAGCCAGAAAGAAGTGCACAACATGAAGAGACTGCA gATGTTGAAGCAGACCACAGTGGATATGTCAGTGACATAGGATTTCGT gcatTCTCTGGTTCTGGGAACAGACTGGATGGCAAAAAGAAAGGTGTTGAGCCTAGTCCATCACCAATTAAACCAGGAGACATTCGAAG aggaATACCCAACTATGACTTCAAGATTGGTAAAATCACATTCATTAGAAACTCACGTCCACTGGTTAAGAAAGTTGAAGAG gaTGAATCTGGAAGCCGTTTTATTGCCTTTTCAGGAGAAGGACAGTCCCTGCgcaaaaagggaagaaaaccctAA